From the Polyangiaceae bacterium genome, one window contains:
- a CDS encoding molybdopterin-dependent oxidoreductase, with protein MRRPRLRGFPVLERRAFLQRGLTAMGGLALGCGSDPTAVALGGGAGAGGQDAGADALDGGSPPCADLLATGNRLSIVPFLDEGEIPFETLLGEGWDGRLYTDLSKLDADALIVDNDRFYVRTRYPDLLDPNLPWSIRVHGLVQAERKLSLDDLRPLSVPRGAHVLECSGNSRGGHFGLLSAAEWGGVALTQVLSMVNAKSSATGVLVSGFDEHSVPSVGGHSKPGASWVFRFDQLQASGAFLALEMNGAPLPAEHGKPVRLFVPGWYGCTCIKWVNDIRFVDDSEPSTPQMQEFASRTHQVGVPALAKDFQPANIQQAAMPVRVEKWKLGQEIVYRVVGILWGGAEPTDALEMRFGSLGFAAVDVCPAQTQNQTWTLWSHVVRPTAPGVHDIDLRIADPAIPQRRLDAQYYRRSVAIDEV; from the coding sequence GTGCGACGGCCTCGTCTTCGTGGTTTTCCAGTGCTCGAGCGCCGTGCGTTCCTGCAACGGGGGCTGACTGCGATGGGCGGGCTGGCTCTGGGCTGCGGCAGCGATCCGACGGCGGTCGCCCTCGGCGGCGGCGCAGGCGCTGGGGGTCAGGATGCCGGAGCGGACGCGCTGGATGGCGGCTCGCCACCCTGCGCAGATCTCCTCGCCACGGGAAACCGGCTCTCCATCGTGCCCTTCTTGGACGAAGGAGAGATCCCCTTCGAGACGCTCCTGGGCGAGGGTTGGGACGGCCGCTTGTACACGGACTTGAGCAAGCTCGACGCGGACGCGCTGATTGTCGACAACGACCGCTTCTACGTGCGCACGCGCTATCCGGATTTGCTGGATCCGAATCTGCCCTGGAGCATTCGTGTTCACGGGCTCGTGCAGGCAGAGCGTAAGCTGAGCCTCGACGACTTGCGGCCGCTGAGTGTGCCGCGGGGCGCGCACGTCCTCGAGTGCTCGGGCAACTCCCGCGGCGGGCACTTCGGGTTGCTCAGTGCGGCCGAATGGGGCGGCGTCGCCCTGACGCAAGTGCTGAGCATGGTGAATGCGAAGAGCTCCGCCACCGGCGTGCTGGTGAGCGGTTTCGACGAGCACTCGGTGCCGAGTGTCGGAGGGCACAGCAAGCCAGGGGCGAGCTGGGTCTTTCGTTTCGATCAGCTGCAAGCCAGCGGCGCGTTCCTGGCCTTGGAAATGAATGGCGCTCCCTTGCCGGCAGAACACGGCAAGCCCGTGCGGCTCTTCGTGCCCGGTTGGTACGGCTGCACTTGCATCAAGTGGGTGAACGACATCCGCTTCGTGGACGATAGCGAGCCTTCGACGCCGCAGATGCAGGAGTTCGCCTCGCGCACGCACCAAGTGGGAGTCCCCGCCTTGGCCAAGGACTTTCAGCCAGCGAACATCCAGCAAGCGGCGATGCCCGTGCGCGTCGAGAAGTGGAAGCTGGGTCAGGAGATCGTCTACCGCGTGGTCGGCATCCTGTGGGGCGGCGCCGAGCCAACGGATGCGCTGGAGATGCGCTTTGGATCCCTAGGCTTCGCGGCGGTGGACGTCTGCCCTGCTCAGACCCAGAACCAGACCTGGACGCTTTGGTCTCACGTCGTTCGTCCCACTGCACCGGGCGTCCACGACATCGATCTGCGCATCGCGGATCCCGCAATCCCCCAGCGCCGCCTCGACGCGCAATACTACCGCCGCAGCGTCGCGATCGACGAGGTGTGA